One genomic window of Thalassolituus hydrocarboniclasticus includes the following:
- the pstA gene encoding phosphate ABC transporter permease PstA, with protein MTNTSLSTREKVEKSMVRRRAAEKRFRTYGMASVLFGLLCLVGLFGDIINKGASAFRQTVIQTEILIDADFLGINKKADDQEIRNADFEGLIKQHFKAMVQPQGRGERRQLYSMISAGAAWQLQEAVIADPSLLGKKLSVNLIADDDVDQWFKHDRGTELHNNRMSETQVKWLEQWIDQDMLKTQFNTLFFVNGDSREPELAGIRGAITGTFLTLLVTFLLSFPIGVAAAIYLEEFAPRNKITEFVEININNLAAVPSITFGLLGLAIFINIFGVARSTPLVGGLVLTLMTLPTIIISGRAAIKAVPPSIREAAFGLGASKMQVVFHHVLPLALPGMLTGTIIGMAQALGETAPLLMIGMVAFVVDVPGFINDPSTVLPVQIFLWSDSPERAFMERTSGAIMVLLGFLVTMNTAAVMLRRRLERRW; from the coding sequence ATGACTAATACCTCTTTAAGTACCCGCGAAAAAGTTGAAAAAAGCATGGTGCGCCGCCGTGCGGCGGAAAAGCGTTTCCGCACGTACGGTATGGCATCGGTGTTGTTTGGTCTGCTGTGTCTGGTGGGATTGTTTGGCGACATCATCAATAAAGGTGCGTCGGCGTTCCGTCAGACGGTTATTCAGACCGAAATTCTGATCGATGCAGACTTTCTCGGTATTAACAAAAAAGCCGATGACCAGGAAATCCGTAATGCTGATTTCGAAGGTCTGATTAAGCAGCACTTCAAAGCTATGGTGCAGCCGCAGGGGCGCGGTGAGCGCCGCCAGCTGTACAGCATGATCAGTGCCGGTGCAGCCTGGCAGCTGCAGGAAGCGGTGATTGCAGACCCGTCGTTATTGGGCAAGAAGCTGAGTGTTAACCTGATTGCGGATGACGATGTTGATCAGTGGTTCAAACATGACCGTGGAACCGAGCTTCATAATAACCGTATGAGTGAAACTCAGGTGAAATGGCTTGAGCAGTGGATTGATCAGGACATGCTGAAGACCCAGTTCAACACCTTGTTCTTTGTTAACGGTGATTCGCGTGAGCCTGAGCTGGCCGGTATCCGTGGTGCTATTACCGGTACCTTCCTGACCTTGCTGGTTACCTTTCTGCTGTCGTTCCCGATTGGTGTGGCGGCGGCTATTTATCTGGAAGAATTTGCTCCGCGTAACAAAATTACCGAGTTTGTTGAAATTAATATCAATAACCTTGCAGCGGTGCCATCCATTACTTTTGGTCTGCTCGGTCTGGCTATTTTTATTAATATTTTCGGTGTGGCACGTTCCACCCCGCTGGTCGGTGGTCTGGTGCTGACGCTGATGACTTTGCCGACCATTATTATTTCCGGTCGTGCAGCGATTAAAGCCGTACCGCCATCCATCCGCGAAGCGGCCTTTGGTCTGGGTGCTTCGAAAATGCAGGTGGTCTTTCACCACGTATTGCCGCTGGCATTGCCGGGCATGCTGACCGGTACCATTATTGGTATGGCTCAGGCATTGGGTGAAACGGCACCGCTGCTGATGATCGGTATGGTGGCCTTTGTGGTTGATGTGCCAGGTTTTATTAATGACCCGTCCACCGTATTGCCGGTACAGATTTTCCTTTGGTCAGACAGTCCTGAGCGTGCCTTTATGGAGCGTACGTCCGGTGCCATTATGGTGCTGCTGGGCTTCCTGGTGACGATGAATACCGCCGCGGTGATGCTGCGCCGTCGTCTGGAACGCCGCTGGTAA
- the pstC gene encoding phosphate ABC transporter permease subunit PstC: MNYSSLIIAVLILLGGAYLLGRNRARAIASQGMRLHSLPTHYGALMALWTGLPPLLLLLIWSLAEAPVIDHLLIAQLPEAIQQGSPSDIQLAISKVHNLAIGSGISAAPELEPAVRHLIELQERTLLLHSGMVLALALLGIALTWRRIKADMRARTEVESIVRRLLFASSGVAVLTTLGILASVLYEAWQFFGKVSPFEFLFGTTWSPQVALRADQSGSSGSFGAVPLFAGTLLISLIAMLIAVPVGLMAAIYLSEYATPAIRQYAKPALEILAGIPTVVYGFFAALTVAPFIRDNWLVATLGLDVSSESALAAGLVMGIMIIPFVSSLSDDVINAVPQSLRDGSYGLGATKSETVKEVVIPAALPGIVGAIMLAVSRAIGETMIVAMAAGLAANLTANPLDSVTTVTVQIVTLLVGDQEFDSPKTLAAFALGLVLFLVTLALNFVALKVVQKYREQYD, translated from the coding sequence ATGAATTACAGTAGCTTGATCATTGCGGTTCTTATTCTTCTCGGCGGAGCCTATCTGCTGGGACGGAACCGGGCCCGGGCAATTGCCAGCCAAGGTATGCGCCTGCACTCACTGCCAACTCACTACGGTGCATTAATGGCCCTGTGGACGGGCCTGCCGCCACTGTTACTGCTGCTGATCTGGAGTCTGGCGGAAGCGCCGGTTATTGATCATCTGCTGATCGCCCAGTTGCCGGAAGCGATTCAGCAGGGCAGTCCATCGGATATTCAGCTGGCCATCAGCAAGGTGCACAATCTGGCTATTGGTTCAGGTATCAGTGCGGCACCGGAGCTTGAGCCGGCGGTGCGTCATCTGATTGAGCTGCAGGAGCGTACCCTGCTGTTACACAGCGGCATGGTGTTAGCGCTGGCGCTGCTGGGTATTGCCTTAACCTGGCGCCGCATTAAAGCCGATATGCGTGCCCGTACCGAGGTTGAGAGCATTGTCCGCCGCCTGCTGTTTGCCAGCTCCGGTGTGGCAGTACTGACCACCCTCGGTATTCTTGCTTCTGTGCTGTATGAAGCCTGGCAGTTCTTCGGCAAAGTCAGCCCGTTTGAATTCCTGTTTGGCACCACCTGGTCTCCTCAGGTCGCCCTGCGCGCCGACCAGTCCGGCTCGTCCGGCAGTTTCGGTGCGGTACCGCTGTTTGCCGGTACTTTACTGATCTCCCTGATCGCCATGCTGATTGCGGTACCTGTTGGCCTGATGGCGGCGATTTATTTATCGGAATACGCCACTCCGGCTATCCGCCAGTACGCCAAACCGGCGCTGGAAATTCTGGCCGGTATTCCCACTGTGGTGTACGGCTTCTTTGCTGCCTTAACAGTGGCCCCCTTCATTCGCGATAACTGGCTGGTAGCAACCCTGGGGCTTGATGTGTCGTCAGAAAGTGCCCTGGCCGCGGGTCTGGTGATGGGCATTATGATTATTCCTTTTGTTTCCTCGTTGTCCGATGACGTTATCAACGCCGTGCCACAATCGCTGCGTGATGGCAGTTACGGACTGGGCGCAACCAAGAGCGAAACCGTTAAAGAGGTGGTTATTCCGGCAGCCCTGCCCGGTATTGTCGGCGCCATTATGCTGGCGGTATCGCGCGCCATTGGTGAAACCATGATTGTGGCGATGGCAGCCGGTCTGGCCGCTAACCTGACCGCGAATCCGCTGGATTCTGTGACGACGGTAACCGTGCAGATTGTGACCCTGCTGGTGGGTGACCAGGAATTCGATTCACCGAAAACATTGGCGGCCTTCGCGTTGGGACTGGTGCTGTTCCTGGTGACGCTGGCGCTCAACTTCGTTGCCCTGAAAGTAGTACAGAAATATCGGGAACAATATGACTAA
- a CDS encoding PstS family phosphate ABC transporter substrate-binding protein translates to MKKALLAGAALLASVVSVTAHAERDYISIVGSSTVYPFSTVVAERFGKSTNFRTPKVESTGSGGGLKLFCSGVGDATPDITNASRAIKSSEIELCAKNGVTEIVEVMIGYDGIAFANAAVAPHMELTRKDMFLALAKMVPAQDGSDTLIENPYKTWKDVNPALPAKKIEVLGPPPTSGTRDAFVELAMEGGCKAFPFIKAMKDSDKNKYKAVCHGLREDGAYVEAGENDNLIVQKLVANPDAFGIFGFSFLEQNADKVQGSTVDGKLPTFDAISDGSYPVSRSLFFYVKKAHVGVIPGIEEYLAEFTSERAMGEDGYLADKGMIPMMDEERARILDTVKNLTPLAAK, encoded by the coding sequence ATGAAAAAAGCTCTGTTAGCCGGCGCCGCACTGCTGGCCTCCGTCGTAAGTGTTACGGCTCACGCTGAACGTGATTACATCAGCATTGTGGGTTCCTCCACTGTTTACCCGTTCTCTACCGTTGTGGCTGAGCGTTTTGGTAAGTCGACCAATTTCCGTACTCCAAAAGTTGAGTCCACCGGCTCTGGTGGTGGTCTGAAGCTGTTCTGTTCCGGTGTGGGTGATGCGACTCCGGATATCACCAACGCTTCCCGCGCGATCAAATCTTCTGAAATTGAACTGTGCGCCAAAAACGGTGTAACTGAGATTGTTGAAGTGATGATTGGCTATGACGGCATTGCATTTGCCAATGCGGCTGTGGCTCCACACATGGAACTGACCCGTAAGGATATGTTCCTGGCACTGGCGAAAATGGTTCCGGCTCAAGACGGCTCCGATACCCTGATTGAGAACCCATACAAAACCTGGAAAGACGTAAACCCTGCGCTGCCAGCGAAGAAAATCGAAGTTCTGGGACCACCACCAACATCCGGTACCCGTGATGCCTTCGTAGAACTGGCAATGGAAGGTGGCTGTAAAGCATTCCCGTTCATCAAAGCGATGAAAGATTCAGACAAGAACAAATACAAAGCGGTATGTCACGGTCTGCGTGAAGACGGCGCTTATGTAGAAGCCGGTGAAAACGATAACCTGATCGTACAGAAACTGGTCGCTAACCCGGACGCATTCGGCATCTTCGGTTTCAGCTTCCTGGAACAGAACGCAGACAAAGTGCAGGGCTCTACCGTTGACGGTAAACTGCCGACCTTTGATGCGATTTCTGATGGTTCTTACCCGGTCAGCCGCTCCCTGTTCTTCTATGTTAAGAAGGCACACGTTGGCGTAATCCCTGGTATTGAAGAGTATCTGGCTGAATTCACCTCTGAGCGTGCGATGGGTGAAGACGGATACCTGGCAGACAAAGGCATGATTCCGATGATGGATGAAGAGCGTGCCCGTATCCTGGACACTGTAAAAAATCTGACTCCGCTGGCCGCGAAGTAA
- a CDS encoding TRAP transporter small permease subunit, producing the protein MTQMLLNSLLQLNRLTRLIGESVRWLSLLMVIFSCLVVVLRYSFSIPSIALQEAVMYLHASLFMLGAAYTWQQGGHVRVDVFYRNWSAQRQAWVDRLGIVLLVLPVCLFMLWVSWDYVASAWAIGEKSPEAGGLPFVYLLKSLIVALPLLIILQALAELANTFVPHPDADKNAEVEKHYG; encoded by the coding sequence ATGACTCAAATGTTGCTGAATTCCCTGTTGCAGCTGAACCGGTTAACCCGGCTTATCGGCGAATCCGTACGCTGGCTGTCGCTACTGATGGTTATCTTTTCCTGTCTGGTGGTGGTTCTGCGCTACAGCTTCAGCATTCCGTCCATCGCCCTGCAGGAAGCGGTGATGTACCTGCACGCCTCACTCTTTATGCTCGGTGCCGCCTATACCTGGCAGCAAGGCGGCCATGTGCGGGTGGACGTGTTTTACCGCAACTGGAGCGCGCAGCGTCAGGCCTGGGTCGACCGTCTCGGCATTGTGCTGCTGGTACTGCCGGTCTGTCTGTTTATGCTCTGGGTCAGCTGGGATTACGTGGCCAGCGCCTGGGCTATTGGCGAGAAGTCACCCGAAGCCGGTGGCCTGCCCTTTGTTTACCTGCTCAAGAGCCTGATTGTTGCCCTGCCGCTGCTGATTATTCTGCAGGCGCTGGCCGAGCTGGCCAACACCTTCGTGCCGCATCCGGATGCCGATAAAAACGCGGAGGTGGAAAAACACTATGGCTGA
- a CDS encoding TRAP transporter large permease, producing MAELMPLLLFALVCIVLMCGFPVAFTLAGTSLLFAGIGVLTGTLDDAFLHALPNRMFGILSNQILIAVPLFVFMGVMLEKSRIAERLLRNMGLLFGPVRGGLGFSVVIVGMLMAASTGIIGATVVTMGLISLPTMLRQGYSPALATGNICATGTLGQIIPPSTALIILGDVLSSSYQQAQLKMGIFSPETISVADLFVGALIPGLMLVAAYLLYIGLVALFRPQAAPAVSDRPPLDTAFVLELLKGLLPPLALIIAVLGSILTGIATPTEAAGIGAGGALLLAIAYREFDIARLKEVMDATLQVTSMVFLIFIGAALFSLVFRGFGGEELVHSAFTSLPGGVFSAMLIVMLVIFLLGFILDFIEITFVVVPIVAPVLLMMGVDPVWLGIMIAINLQTSFLTPPFGFALFYLRGVAPKEIATRTIYRGVMPFIAIQLLILLLLAIFPQLATWLPEQLYG from the coding sequence ATGGCTGAGTTAATGCCGCTGCTGTTATTCGCGCTGGTCTGCATCGTGCTGATGTGTGGCTTCCCCGTGGCCTTTACCCTGGCCGGCACCTCGTTGCTGTTTGCCGGCATTGGTGTATTAACCGGTACGCTGGATGATGCCTTCCTGCACGCGCTGCCGAACCGTATGTTCGGCATTCTCAGCAACCAGATTCTGATCGCCGTACCGCTGTTTGTGTTTATGGGCGTGATGCTGGAGAAATCGCGTATCGCCGAACGTCTGCTGCGCAACATGGGCCTGTTGTTCGGCCCGGTACGCGGCGGCCTGGGATTCTCGGTGGTGATTGTTGGCATGCTGATGGCGGCCAGCACCGGCATTATCGGTGCCACCGTAGTGACCATGGGCCTGATCTCACTGCCGACCATGTTGCGTCAGGGTTACAGCCCGGCACTGGCAACCGGCAATATCTGCGCAACCGGCACCCTCGGGCAGATTATTCCGCCATCCACTGCACTGATTATTCTGGGCGATGTGCTGTCCAGCTCATACCAGCAGGCACAGCTGAAAATGGGGATTTTCAGCCCGGAAACCATTTCTGTGGCCGATCTGTTTGTTGGTGCGCTGATTCCCGGACTGATGCTGGTTGCCGCTTACCTGCTGTACATCGGTCTGGTGGCGCTGTTCCGCCCACAGGCTGCACCGGCCGTCAGTGACCGGCCACCGCTGGATACTGCTTTTGTGCTCGAATTACTCAAGGGCCTGCTGCCGCCATTAGCACTGATCATCGCCGTACTGGGCTCGATTCTGACCGGTATTGCCACGCCGACCGAAGCCGCCGGTATCGGTGCCGGTGGCGCCCTGCTGCTGGCCATAGCCTACCGCGAGTTTGATATTGCGCGCTTAAAAGAAGTGATGGATGCCACCCTGCAGGTCACCAGTATGGTGTTCCTGATTTTTATCGGCGCTGCGCTGTTCTCGCTGGTATTCCGCGGTTTTGGTGGCGAAGAGCTGGTGCATTCGGCCTTTACCAGCCTGCCCGGCGGCGTGTTCAGCGCCATGCTGATTGTGATGCTGGTGATCTTCCTGCTCGGCTTTATTCTCGACTTTATCGAGATCACCTTTGTGGTGGTGCCTATTGTTGCACCGGTACTGCTGATGATGGGGGTCGATCCGGTCTGGCTGGGCATTATGATTGCCATCAACCTGCAGACCTCATTCCTCACGCCGCCCTTTGGCTTTGCCCTGTTTTACCTGCGCGGTGTGGCACCGAAGGAAATTGCCACCCGCACCATTTATCGCGGTGTAATGCCTTTTATTGCCATCCAGCTGTTGATCCTGCTGTTGCTGGCCATCTTTCCACAACTGGCGACCTGGTTGCCGGAGCAGCTCTATGGCTGA
- a CDS encoding acyl-CoA thioesterase, whose translation MNPKEDAVDHPRGDSLEEAREDCEPTPEGELTLRLIPTRSETNVHGDISGGWVVAQMDHAAESVASRLAQGRIANVALESVVFMSPIRVGAAVCFYTRLLDIGTSSIRIAIEVWTQNPNEVERRKVVDAVFVYVAIDETGRIRRVPR comes from the coding sequence ATGAACCCGAAAGAGGACGCCGTCGATCATCCACGCGGAGACTCCCTCGAAGAAGCACGCGAAGACTGTGAACCCACCCCGGAAGGTGAGCTGACCCTGCGTCTGATTCCGACCCGCAGTGAGACCAATGTGCACGGTGATATCAGTGGTGGCTGGGTCGTCGCGCAGATGGACCACGCCGCCGAAAGTGTTGCCAGCCGTCTGGCTCAGGGCCGCATTGCCAATGTGGCACTGGAGTCGGTGGTGTTTATGTCGCCCATCCGCGTGGGAGCCGCCGTATGCTTTTACACCCGCCTGCTGGATATCGGCACTTCCTCTATCCGCATCGCTATCGAGGTGTGGACGCAAAATCCGAATGAGGTTGAGCGCCGTAAAGTGGTTGATGCAGTGTTTGTCTATGTTGCGATCGACGAAACCGGGCGTATCCGCCGCGTTCCGCGCTGA
- the glmU gene encoding bifunctional UDP-N-acetylglucosamine diphosphorylase/glucosamine-1-phosphate N-acetyltransferase GlmU, with protein MTLAVVTLAAGKGSRMKSDLPKVLHRLAGKPMLAHVLNSAAALPQAKQHVVIGHGADVVKEQITDFPLTWALQTEQKGTGHAVAMAMPEVDPAATVLVLYGDVPLIRTETLQKLLDETHDGQALALLTVELADPTGYGRIVRDDAGNILSIVEHKDASDLQRKIREVNTGILAVSAALLNEWLPKLSANNAQGEYYLTDVIAMAVEQGVAVRAIHPQDEYEVQGVNDRLQLAGLERVYQRQLADQLLRDGVSLADPARIDVRGTLTVGNDVRIDVGCVFEGDVVLEDGVQIGPYCVIKNSRIGQGCEIECYSMIDQALVAADCHVGPYARLRPGAELHNGAKVGNFCEVKKSVIGEGSKVNHLTYIGDAEIGKDVNVGAGTITCNYDGVNKFKTEIGDNAFIGSNSSLVAPAKIGAGATVAAGSVITKEVAEGELAVARGKQRNVTGWARPVKQ; from the coding sequence ATGACACTGGCCGTCGTTACTCTGGCTGCGGGCAAAGGCTCGCGTATGAAATCGGACCTGCCGAAGGTACTGCATCGTCTGGCTGGCAAGCCGATGCTGGCGCATGTACTCAACAGCGCTGCAGCACTGCCACAGGCGAAGCAGCATGTGGTGATCGGGCACGGGGCTGATGTGGTCAAAGAACAGATCACGGACTTTCCGCTGACCTGGGCGCTGCAGACGGAGCAGAAAGGTACCGGTCATGCGGTGGCGATGGCGATGCCTGAGGTTGATCCGGCAGCGACCGTGCTGGTGCTGTACGGCGATGTGCCATTAATCCGCACAGAAACCCTGCAGAAGCTGCTCGACGAAACCCACGATGGCCAGGCTCTGGCCCTGCTCACTGTTGAGCTGGCGGACCCGACCGGTTATGGCCGTATTGTGCGTGACGATGCCGGCAATATTCTCTCCATTGTTGAACACAAAGATGCCAGCGACCTGCAGCGTAAAATCCGTGAGGTGAACACCGGCATTCTGGCGGTTTCGGCCGCGTTGCTGAATGAGTGGTTGCCAAAGCTGTCCGCCAATAATGCACAGGGCGAGTACTACCTGACTGATGTGATTGCCATGGCGGTGGAGCAGGGTGTGGCGGTGCGGGCGATTCATCCGCAGGACGAATACGAAGTGCAGGGTGTGAATGACCGTCTGCAACTGGCCGGTCTGGAACGCGTTTATCAGCGCCAGCTGGCGGATCAGCTGTTGCGCGATGGTGTGTCGCTGGCCGATCCGGCGCGTATCGACGTACGCGGTACCCTGACCGTTGGTAACGATGTGCGTATCGACGTGGGCTGTGTGTTTGAAGGTGATGTGGTACTGGAAGACGGCGTACAGATCGGCCCGTACTGCGTGATTAAAAACAGCCGCATCGGGCAGGGCTGCGAGATTGAATGTTATTCCATGATCGATCAGGCGCTGGTAGCCGCTGACTGCCATGTTGGCCCATACGCGCGTTTGCGTCCGGGCGCCGAGCTGCATAACGGCGCTAAGGTCGGTAACTTCTGTGAAGTAAAAAAATCGGTGATCGGCGAAGGTTCCAAGGTCAATCATCTGACCTATATCGGTGATGCTGAGATCGGTAAAGACGTGAACGTTGGCGCGGGCACCATCACCTGCAATTACGATGGCGTAAACAAGTTTAAAACCGAAATTGGCGATAACGCCTTTATCGGCTCCAACTCGTCGCTGGTGGCGCCGGCAAAAATTGGCGCAGGCGCAACGGTCGCCGCGGGTTCGGTGATCACTAAAGAAGTGGCTGAGGGCGAGCTTGCCGTGGCGCGGGGTAAGCAGCGCAACGTGACGGGCTGGGCGCGACCGGTTAAGCAGTAA